In Bifidobacterium sp. ESL0745, one DNA window encodes the following:
- the atpB gene encoding F0F1 ATP synthase subunit A: MIKAVGANLLLAAASGPKLPGISDFLPPELLFKGTPFAINRIILIRIVATIVLLAIMCITAARAKVVPGRWQGAVEWLLDFIKDNIVYQVLGKVRGERYVPMITTMFLTILVFNLCGIIPGMNMAATATIATPLVFALWTWVQYWIAATREQGLWKYLKGELFPTGVPAPLYILVAPIQLLEIAIVRPFSLTLRLFANMLAGHLLVGTCLAFSQFYLIEVSNKLMTLVGVMWLIGGLVFVCFEIFVAALQAYVFATLSAVYISQSYPLEED; the protein is encoded by the coding sequence ATGATCAAAGCTGTTGGCGCAAATCTGCTGTTGGCGGCCGCTTCCGGCCCCAAATTGCCCGGCATCAGCGACTTCCTGCCCCCGGAACTGTTGTTCAAGGGCACGCCATTTGCCATCAATCGCATCATTCTCATTAGAATCGTCGCTACGATCGTTCTGTTGGCGATCATGTGTATCACAGCGGCGCGTGCCAAGGTCGTTCCCGGCCGTTGGCAGGGTGCTGTGGAATGGCTTCTCGATTTCATCAAAGACAACATCGTCTATCAGGTGCTTGGCAAGGTTCGCGGCGAACGTTATGTGCCGATGATCACCACCATGTTCCTGACGATTCTCGTGTTCAACCTGTGCGGCATCATCCCCGGCATGAACATGGCGGCCACGGCCACCATCGCCACGCCTCTTGTCTTCGCATTGTGGACGTGGGTGCAATATTGGATCGCCGCGACGCGCGAGCAGGGTCTGTGGAAGTACCTCAAAGGGGAGCTTTTCCCCACAGGCGTTCCCGCTCCGCTTTATATTCTCGTGGCGCCCATCCAGCTGCTGGAAATCGCAATCGTTCGTCCGTTCTCGCTTACCCTGCGACTTTTCGCCAATATGCTGGCTGGTCATTTGCTGGTGGGCACTTGCTTGGCGTTCAGCCAGTTCTACCTGATCGAGGTCTCCAACAAGCTGATGACGCTGGTCGGCGTCATGTGGCTGATCGGTGGCTTGGTGTTCGTTTGTTTCGAGATTTTCGTCGCGGCGCTTCAGGCCTATGTCTTCGCCACGCTTTCGGCGGTGTACATCAGCCAGAGCTATCCGCTCGAAGAGGATTGA
- the metA gene encoding homoserine O-succinyltransferase — MPIKIASGLPAREILDSERIFAIEKPEAEQQKIRPLKLVILNLMPKKVETETQLLRLISKSPLQVDIDFMKTSTHESTHVSADHLLKFYENFDAFKDNYYDGLVVTGAPVEQLDFAQVDYWDELTQILDWAQTHVFSTMYLCWGAMAGLNYRYGIRKQNFKEKLFGVFPQYLQDEYCFITNGFDEISLQPHSRVAGMNEDDIAANKDLQVLTWGPQTGSGLIAARDFSEVFVLGHWEYGKYTLRNEYERDKAKGLTNVPFPTNYFPHDDPTMEPLFSWRAHANLLWRNWLNWVYETTPYDLKKVPKLRAEKKLGTDRSIRHEPGAPREDCFKPLESDGYGLISSNLRD; from the coding sequence ATGCCTATCAAGATTGCCAGCGGATTGCCGGCGCGCGAAATACTCGACTCCGAGAGGATCTTTGCCATCGAGAAACCGGAGGCGGAGCAACAGAAGATTCGTCCCCTCAAATTGGTCATCCTGAATCTCATGCCCAAGAAGGTCGAGACCGAAACGCAGCTGTTGCGCCTGATTTCCAAGTCCCCGCTGCAGGTCGACATCGATTTCATGAAGACCTCGACTCACGAATCCACGCATGTCAGTGCTGACCATCTCCTGAAGTTCTACGAGAATTTCGACGCGTTCAAGGACAATTACTACGACGGCCTGGTGGTCACCGGTGCGCCGGTGGAGCAGCTTGATTTTGCGCAGGTCGATTATTGGGACGAGCTGACGCAGATTCTCGATTGGGCGCAGACCCACGTTTTCTCGACGATGTACCTGTGTTGGGGTGCGATGGCCGGGCTTAATTACCGTTATGGCATCCGCAAGCAAAATTTCAAGGAAAAGCTTTTCGGCGTGTTCCCGCAATATCTGCAAGACGAATACTGCTTCATCACCAACGGTTTCGACGAGATCTCGCTGCAGCCGCATTCGCGTGTGGCCGGTATGAACGAGGACGACATCGCCGCCAACAAGGATCTGCAGGTGCTTACTTGGGGGCCGCAAACGGGTTCCGGCCTCATCGCCGCCCGCGATTTTTCCGAGGTCTTCGTGCTTGGCCATTGGGAATACGGTAAGTACACCTTGCGTAACGAATACGAGCGGGACAAGGCCAAAGGACTGACGAACGTTCCATTTCCGACGAACTATTTCCCGCACGACGACCCCACGATGGAACCGCTTTTCTCTTGGCGCGCCCACGCAAACCTGCTGTGGCGCAACTGGCTCAATTGGGTCTACGAAACCACCCCGTACGACCTCAAGAAAGTTCCAAAACTTCGCGCAGAGAAAAAATTGGGAACGGATCGCTCGATTCGCCACGAACCGGGCGCGCCGCGCGAAGATTGCTTCAAACCCCTTGAATCAGACGGATATGGCCTGATTTCTAGCAATTTGCGAGATTAA
- a CDS encoding DUF805 domain-containing protein: MGIFWILFIVVSIAGIAICQIFKFIAEIVLYAIIVLILLFALFFFGLSHENKKDKGNEQASEKSPETDTSGIADRKAKKTAFALFSAPANKRRAARVNAEYQKEKEAADNAGKTTWQMPYYRCPPLEAIKRLFSKYLRFSGRSSRSEYWWADLLIAAVDLALLIIDKTILGRNGSLLDVIWILAIFVPALAVSVRRLHDSDKSGWWMLLPVALTAFSAATVVIASFTTRISIGTLLLNTGHVGSGIAIAVYVAGIIDVIATVFWIVLMTLAPNPYGARFDSPDQLA; the protein is encoded by the coding sequence ATGGGAATCTTCTGGATATTATTCATCGTCGTGTCCATCGCCGGCATCGCCATCTGCCAGATTTTCAAATTCATCGCGGAAATCGTTTTGTATGCAATCATCGTCCTGATTCTGCTTTTCGCCTTGTTCTTCTTTGGCCTCTCGCATGAGAATAAAAAGGACAAGGGAAACGAGCAGGCATCCGAGAAAAGTCCGGAAACCGATACTTCAGGAATCGCGGATCGCAAAGCAAAGAAAACAGCATTTGCGCTGTTCAGCGCCCCGGCGAACAAACGCAGGGCCGCACGAGTGAACGCCGAATACCAAAAAGAAAAAGAAGCGGCCGACAATGCCGGCAAGACCACCTGGCAAATGCCATATTACCGTTGCCCTCCGCTAGAAGCCATAAAACGTTTGTTCTCCAAATATCTTAGATTCTCGGGACGGTCGAGCCGAAGCGAATATTGGTGGGCCGACTTGCTCATCGCGGCGGTCGATCTTGCATTGCTCATCATCGATAAAACCATTCTTGGCAGGAACGGGAGCCTACTCGACGTCATCTGGATACTTGCAATATTCGTCCCCGCGCTCGCCGTCAGCGTCCGCCGGCTCCACGATTCCGACAAATCGGGATGGTGGATGCTGCTGCCGGTGGCGTTGACTGCCTTTAGTGCCGCTACTGTCGTTATCGCCTCCTTTACCACACGCATAAGCATCGGCACGCTCCTTCTGAATACCGGACATGTCGGTTCCGGCATTGCTATTGCCGTATATGTCGCAGGAATCATCGATGTCATAGCCACTGTTTTCTGGATCGTGCTTATGACGCTTGCGCCGAATCCATACGGGGCACGTTTCGACAGCCCCGACCAATTGGCCTGA
- a CDS encoding glycosyltransferase family 39 protein, with amino-acid sequence MNETPNRFDRSDTSGDGAFASIKSAFAGIPGGRFVSADPTHTVRHCVARKRKWYDWLAFAVMMAATVAIMFVNLTANGFANEFYAAAAQAGSTNWEAFLFGSSDAANSITVDKPPASLWLMALSIKAFGLSSFALLLPEAICGVLSVWLLYASVRRYWGNWAGIIAGSTLALTPVAALMFRFDNPDALLVLLMVAASASVLRALEYDPDRKGNRKRTLWLALAGVCIGLGFLTKQMQVFLVLPGFALAILIASPTKFWRRLVDSVVALVAMAASAGWWVLLTVVVPASARPYIGGSQNNSFLELTFGYNGFGRLTGHETGSVVPGGGGSRAGSHAGTGSFGGKVSETLGNAYNAMTGTAGGPGGVPGAGGGRSHGGRGQGGGMWGQTGITRLFDGVYGTQISWLAPIAFAGILIGLAVSIRVRRTDMRRAGVMVWGGWLAVTWLTFSFMGGIFHQYYTVALAPAVAVMVAVAVQNLWERRDTLWARVLATVLVLVNTLWAAQLLSRSSWLPWLRPTVLVLGTLATLALLVSAIALLPIRSLHTLRSGNGGKVVGKIGLIGIVLATVALYAGPTAWTGYTVATGHHGSIVTAGPEVSGSMGGPGGGHGGRGGQGGFGGGMPGGGQQGQGQGGPGSQGQQGQGGFGAGVPGQNGQNAQGNTNGSNNANGGSNQAGGPSMNGSNGKSGMPGTPGSTGNGNGTPGSNNSNNSNNSNGTGTAPNMNGQGGANAQGGQSNVNGQAGSTGKFARGQRGGRGGAGGLLGGEGASSVGSKLKSLLMKDADKYTWVAAATGSQTASGYQLATQKPVMPIGGFNGSDPSPTLAQFKRYVEEGRIHYYIGGSEMGGNQMGGSNASGQIATWVKANFKSQTVDDVTIYDLTASKTIK; translated from the coding sequence ATGAATGAGACACCAAACCGATTCGACCGCTCAGACACGAGTGGCGACGGCGCGTTCGCCAGCATCAAATCAGCTTTCGCCGGTATCCCCGGAGGCCGCTTCGTCTCCGCCGATCCGACACACACCGTCCGCCATTGCGTCGCCCGCAAACGCAAGTGGTACGACTGGCTCGCCTTTGCCGTCATGATGGCGGCCACGGTGGCGATCATGTTCGTCAACCTGACGGCCAACGGCTTCGCCAACGAGTTCTACGCGGCCGCCGCCCAGGCGGGATCGACCAATTGGGAGGCGTTCCTTTTCGGCTCGTCGGACGCCGCGAACTCCATCACGGTCGACAAGCCGCCGGCCTCCCTGTGGCTTATGGCGCTTTCGATCAAGGCCTTCGGACTTAGCTCTTTCGCCCTGCTGCTCCCTGAAGCGATCTGCGGGGTGCTGAGCGTCTGGCTGCTCTACGCTTCGGTACGCCGGTATTGGGGCAATTGGGCCGGCATCATCGCCGGTTCGACCCTCGCGCTTACCCCGGTCGCCGCGTTGATGTTCCGTTTCGATAACCCCGACGCGTTGCTGGTCCTGCTCATGGTCGCCGCTTCGGCTTCGGTGCTTCGCGCGTTGGAATACGACCCCGACCGCAAAGGCAATCGCAAACGCACGTTGTGGCTGGCGCTCGCCGGCGTGTGCATCGGCCTCGGCTTCCTCACCAAGCAGATGCAGGTCTTCCTCGTCCTTCCGGGCTTTGCGCTCGCGATTCTGATCGCCTCGCCCACGAAATTCTGGCGACGCCTGGTCGATAGCGTTGTGGCGCTGGTGGCGATGGCGGCCAGCGCCGGTTGGTGGGTTCTGCTCACCGTCGTCGTTCCCGCTTCCGCACGCCCGTATATCGGCGGTTCGCAGAACAATTCGTTCCTCGAACTCACCTTCGGCTACAACGGTTTCGGCCGTTTGACCGGCCATGAGACGGGTTCAGTTGTCCCCGGCGGTGGCGGGAGTCGCGCCGGCAGCCACGCCGGAACCGGAAGTTTCGGCGGCAAGGTTTCCGAAACGCTTGGCAACGCCTACAACGCGATGACAGGCACGGCCGGAGGACCCGGCGGCGTTCCTGGCGCAGGTGGCGGCCGAAGCCACGGCGGTCGTGGCCAGGGCGGCGGCATGTGGGGCCAGACCGGCATCACCCGTCTGTTCGACGGCGTCTACGGCACCCAGATTTCCTGGCTTGCGCCCATCGCGTTCGCCGGCATCCTCATCGGTCTTGCCGTTTCGATTCGCGTTCGCCGCACCGATATGCGCCGCGCGGGCGTGATGGTGTGGGGCGGCTGGCTTGCCGTCACGTGGCTCACCTTCAGTTTCATGGGCGGCATCTTCCATCAGTATTACACTGTGGCGCTTGCGCCCGCGGTGGCTGTGATGGTCGCCGTGGCGGTGCAGAACCTTTGGGAACGGCGTGACACCTTGTGGGCACGAGTGCTGGCAACGGTTTTGGTGCTCGTCAACACGTTGTGGGCCGCGCAATTGCTGTCCCGTTCCTCGTGGCTGCCGTGGCTGCGCCCGACGGTGCTCGTTCTCGGCACCTTGGCGACGCTTGCGCTGCTGGTCTCCGCCATCGCGCTGCTGCCGATACGTTCGCTGCACACCCTGCGTTCCGGCAATGGCGGCAAGGTCGTGGGCAAAATCGGCTTGATCGGTATCGTCCTTGCGACGGTTGCGCTCTATGCGGGCCCGACCGCGTGGACGGGATACACGGTCGCAACCGGTCATCACGGTTCGATAGTCACCGCCGGTCCCGAGGTCTCTGGTTCAATGGGCGGTCCTGGCGGCGGCCACGGTGGCCGTGGAGGCCAAGGAGGTTTCGGCGGCGGAATGCCCGGTGGCGGCCAGCAAGGTCAAGGCCAAGGTGGTCCCGGTAGCCAAGGCCAGCAAGGTCAAGGCGGCTTTGGTGCCGGTGTGCCCGGTCAGAATGGCCAGAATGCCCAAGGCAACACCAACGGATCGAACAATGCCAACGGCGGTTCCAACCAAGCCGGAGGCCCATCTATGAACGGTTCCAACGGAAAGTCAGGAATGCCCGGTACGCCAGGTTCGACAGGCAACGGTAACGGTACGCCAGGTTCGAATAATTCCAACAATTCGAATAATTCCAATGGTACTGGCACGGCCCCGAATATGAACGGTCAAGGCGGCGCCAACGCGCAAGGCGGTCAAAGCAACGTGAATGGCCAGGCCGGTTCCACCGGCAAGTTCGCTCGCGGCCAACGTGGCGGCCGCGGCGGCGCAGGCGGTCTGCTTGGCGGCGAGGGAGCGAGCTCGGTCGGTAGCAAGCTGAAGAGTCTGTTGATGAAGGACGCCGACAAGTACACGTGGGTCGCCGCGGCCACAGGTTCGCAGACCGCGTCCGGCTACCAGCTGGCCACGCAGAAGCCGGTCATGCCGATCGGCGGTTTCAACGGCTCCGACCCAAGCCCCACGCTCGCGCAGTTCAAGCGTTACGTCGAGGAAGGCAGGATCCACTACTACATCGGCGGCAGCGAAATGGGCGGCAACCAGATGGGCGGGTCGAACGCCTCCGGTCAGATTGCCACATGGGTCAAGGCCAATTTCAAGTCCCAAACGGTTGACGATGTGACGATCTACGACCTGACCGCCTCAAAAACCATCAAGTAG
- a CDS encoding glycosyltransferase — translation MTTQHQPQTATQSSFTPTSATGTDKSKRERSNPPAFYDAPRSSDQSKTPYAPQTFDVHDSSNDSDPSGASNLSNVPGLSGAIDPVGLIAEQVGNPVQVDADIVIPVYNEHEELADSVLTLMQYLGSPRSVPASAQWQSPYPPQYSWNIVIADNASTDDTWSIAVDLARQYPQFVRAVRIPAKGRGRALKLAWGQSHAKVRAYMDVDLSTDIRLTDVLVGSILNGHAEVASGCRLLDESQVTRSPKREFISRSYNVLLRATLGVTFEDAQCGFKAISAKAADFLLPQIKDNEWFFDTELLTLAQTYGLPTYIFPVRWVEDAGTTVNIPDTVRKDLKGIRRMRHELAASAI, via the coding sequence ATGACCACACAACACCAGCCGCAAACGGCAACACAAAGCTCTTTCACCCCAACCAGCGCAACAGGCACAGACAAGTCGAAACGTGAGCGGTCAAACCCGCCTGCTTTCTACGATGCGCCAAGGTCATCCGATCAATCGAAAACGCCTTATGCGCCCCAGACTTTTGATGTCCATGATTCATCGAATGATTCCGATCCTTCCGGTGCGTCCAACTTGTCAAATGTCCCCGGACTTTCCGGTGCTATCGATCCGGTCGGCTTGATTGCCGAACAAGTAGGCAATCCAGTGCAAGTGGATGCCGACATCGTCATCCCCGTCTACAACGAGCATGAGGAGCTTGCCGATTCCGTGCTTACTTTGATGCAATACCTTGGCAGCCCCCGGAGCGTTCCGGCTTCCGCACAATGGCAATCGCCATATCCGCCGCAATATAGCTGGAACATCGTCATTGCGGACAACGCGAGCACCGACGATACCTGGTCCATCGCCGTCGACCTCGCGCGGCAGTATCCGCAGTTTGTGCGGGCCGTCCGCATCCCGGCAAAGGGTCGTGGCCGCGCACTCAAACTCGCATGGGGGCAGTCGCATGCCAAAGTCCGTGCGTATATGGACGTCGACCTTTCCACCGACATCCGCCTGACCGATGTGCTGGTCGGCTCGATTTTGAACGGCCATGCCGAAGTGGCGAGCGGCTGTCGCCTGCTTGACGAGTCGCAGGTCACCCGCTCGCCCAAACGCGAGTTCATCTCCCGCAGCTACAACGTCCTGCTGCGAGCGACGCTGGGTGTTACGTTCGAAGATGCCCAGTGCGGTTTCAAGGCGATCAGCGCCAAGGCCGCGGATTTCCTGCTTCCGCAAATCAAAGACAACGAGTGGTTCTTCGATACCGAGCTGTTGACGTTGGCGCAGACTTACGGCCTGCCCACTTACATATTCCCGGTGCGCTGGGTCGAGGACGCGGGCACGACGGTCAATATTCCCGATACCGTTCGCAAAGACCTTAAGGGCATCAGGCGCATGCGGCATGAACTTGCTGCTTCAGCCATCTAA